From Coffea arabica cultivar ET-39 chromosome 9c, Coffea Arabica ET-39 HiFi, whole genome shotgun sequence, one genomic window encodes:
- the LOC113708547 gene encoding LOW QUALITY PROTEIN: probable galacturonosyltransferase 3 (The sequence of the model RefSeq protein was modified relative to this genomic sequence to represent the inferred CDS: substituted 1 base at 1 genomic stop codon) produces MSASLLSIILFYFPVIVHALLVKAQASNLFTFDRESRHFSQLNDCPQCVDTGEQGRIESASQQEEKDIDIIVTCNDLSGSMKMRSVKSRDLSASWVWKDPGGVNGHTLSSKVLGDPLKLELLLNESDQHSGERRYHGSEIQHQLVSPLHPMKLKRRMLRQERRERRTAELIQQSKETDDKMQEAAIERAREFDDTVEGKYSIWRKEYENPNSDSTLKLMRDQIIMARAXATIAKAKNEMVLYDSLIKHSRESQFAIGEETSDVELQPSAFDRAKEMGHILSTAKDQLYDCITIARKLRAMLQSAEGSLNGKKKKSAFLIQLAAKTVTRPLHCIPLLLTTDYYLHGYQDKDFPNKEKLEDPSLYHYAIFSDNVLATSVVVNSTVLHAKEPEKHVFHIVTDKLNFAAMKMWFLVNPPAGAVIQVENVDEFTWLNSSYCPVLRQLESAKMKDYYFKAHQASSITSGADQLKYRNPKYLSMLNHLRFYLPEVYPKLDKILFLDDDIVVQKDLSPLWSVDLQGKVNGAVETCKESFHRFDKYLNFSNPKISENFDPNACGWAFGMNVFDLKEWRKRNITGIYHHWQEMNEERALWKLGTLPPGLITFYNLTYPLERSWHVLGLGYDPALNQTAIQNAAVVHYNGNYKPWLDLAIAKYKSYWSAYVMFDNPYLRLCNVDEQ; encoded by the exons GAACAAGGGCGAATAGAATCTGCTAGTCAACAGGAGGAAAAG GATATTGACATAATAGTGACATGTAATGACCTTTCTGGTTCTATGAAAATGCGGAGTGTGAAATCTAGAGACCTGTCTGCTTCCTGGGTATGGAAAGACCCTGGTGGTGTAAATGGTCATACTTTAAGTTCAAAG GTGTTAGGTGATCCTCTCAAACTTGAACTTTTGTTAAACGAAAGTGATCAGCATTCTGGTGAAAGACGTTACCATGGAAGTGAAATACAGCATCAGTTAGTATCTCCACTGCATCCTATGAAGCTCAAGCGGCGG ATGTTACGTCAAGAAAGGAGAGAACGACGGACTGCAGAACTGATCCAACAAAGTAAAGAGACTGATGATAAAATGCAAGAAGCTGCCATTGAACGAGCAAGAGAATTTGACGACACTGTCGAGGGTAAATACAGTATATGGAGGAAGGAGTATGAAAATCCTAACTCTGACTCAACACTGAAACTAATGCGCGATCAGATCATAATGGCAAGAGCTTAGGCAACCATAGCAAAGGCTAAGAATGAGATGGTTTTATATGATTCTCTCATCAAGCATTCTAGAGAAAGTCAATTTGCAATTGGAGAGGAAACATCTGATGTTGAACTTCAGCCAAG TGCTTTTGATAGAGCAAAAGAGATGGGTCATATATTGTCTACAGCAAAGGACCAGCTATATGATTGTATAACAATAGCAAGGAAGTTGAGGGCCATGCTCCAGTCAGCTGAAGGGAGTCTAAacggaaagaagaaaaaaagtgcATTTCTTATACAGTTAGCTGCAAAAACAGTCACCAGACCTTTGCATTGCATTCCGTTGCTTCTGACAACAGACTACTACTTGCATGGTTATCAGGATAAGGACTTCCCTAACAAAGAAAAGCTTGAAGATCCTTCTTTATACCATTATGCTATCTTTTCTGATAATGTGCTTGCGACATCTGTGGTCGTAAACTCAACGGTGCTGCATGCAAAGGAGCCTGAAAAGCATGTTTTCCATATAGTAACTGATAAATTAAACTTTGCGGCAATGAAAATGTGGTTTCTAGTCAACCCTCCTGCTGGCGCAGTGATCCAAGTTGAGAATGTGGATGAATTTACGTGGCTCAACTCGTCTTATTGCCCTGTTTTACGTCAGCTTGAATCAgctaaaatgaaagattatTACTTCAAGGCACATCAAGCCTCTTCTATCACATCTGGTGCAGATCAACTCAAGTACAGAAATCCAAAATACTTGTCCATGTTAAATCACCTTCGATTTTACCTTCCCGAGGTTTACCCGAAGCTGGATAAGATATTGTTTCTGGATGATGATATTGTGGTTCAGAAGGATCTATCACCACTTTGGTCTGTTGATCTGCAAGGGAAGGTAAATGGCGCTGTGGAGACTTGCAAGGAGAGCTTTCACAGATTCGACAAATACCTGAACTTCTCTAATCCAAAGATATCTGAGAATTTCGATCCAAACGCTTGTGGTTGGGCTTTTGGTATGAATGTTTTCGATTTGAAGGAGTGGAGGAAGCGCAACATTACGGGAATATATCATCACTGGCAGGAAATG AATGAGGAGAGAGCTCTTTGGAAACTTGGAACGCTGCCGCCGGGGCTGATCACCTTTTATAACTTAACCTATCCCCTTGAGAGGAGCTGGCATGTGTTGGGGCTTGGGTATGATCCTGCCCTCAACCAAACGGCAATCCAGAATGCCGCCGTGGTGCATTACAACGGAAACTACAAGCCATGGTTGGATCTTGCCATAGCCAAGTACAAGTCTTACTGGTCTGCATATGTGATGTTTGATAATCCTTATCTTCGCCTTTGCAATGTAGACGAGCAGTGA